In Nymphaea colorata isolate Beijing-Zhang1983 chromosome 5, ASM883128v2, whole genome shotgun sequence, one genomic interval encodes:
- the LOC116255046 gene encoding trihelix transcription factor ENAP1-like, producing MVASSSSSPPPPPPPRPVRPSPTGREDCWSEGATLALIEAWGDRHINLSRGNLKQQNWLDVADRVNARFGGLRHRKTDSQCKNRIDTLKKKYKLERAKVVASGGVFVSRWPYFSQIDDLVGPGKGQTPAGAGVRTLHVPVLRSPRSVPSPRPANGEEQDLARNQVVNSAANSGASSRSRDSTKSSPVAGGGGDEDDGSEGGLGKMGEVGAGFRDLARAIMGLSEVYEKIESSKQQQMVDLEKQRMVFAKELEFQRMQMLMEAYVELEKMKRRF from the coding sequence ATGGtggcctcctcctcctcttctcccccACCGCCTCCTCCTCCCCGGCCGGTACGCCCCTCCCCTACCGGCCGAGAGGATTGCTGGAGCGAAGGCGCCACCTTAGCGCTCATCGAGGCCTGGGGCGATCGACACATTAACCTCAGCCGCGGCAATCTCAAGCAGCAGAACTGGTTGGACGTTGCCGACCGCGTCAACGCCCGTTTCGGCGGTCTCCGCCACCGTAAAACGGACTCTCAGTGCAAGAACCGCATCGACACCCTCAAGAAGAAGTACAAGCTCGAGCGTGCCAAAGTCGTTGCATCCGGCGGCGTCTTCGTCTCTAGGTGGCCCTACTTCTCCCAGATCGACGACCTCGTCGGCCCCGGGAAGGGCCAAACTCCGGCCGGAGCCGGCGTTCGGACACTCCACGTTCCTGTCTTGCGATCGCCCCGCTCCGTCCCCTCTCCGAGGCCTGCGAACGGGGAAGAGCAAGACCTTGCGCGTAACCAGGTCGTCAATTCTGCGGCCAATTCCGGAGCATCTTCGAGGTCGAGGGATTCGACAAAGAGTTCCCCGGTTGCTGGTGGGGGTGGTGATGAAGACGATGGATCGGAGGGTGGATTGGGGAAGATGGGAGAGGTGGGTGCGGGGTTTAGGGACTTGGCAAGGGCAATTATGGGGTTAAGTGAGGTATACGAGAAGATCGAGAGCTCCAAGCAGCAACAAATGGTGGATCTGGAAAAGCAGAGGATGGTGTTCGCTAAAGAATTGGAGTTCCAGAGGATGCAGATGCTCATGGAGGCCTATGTCGAGCTGGAGAAGATGAAACGACGATTTTGA